CGGGACTCAAAGTCGGCATCTGCGGCGAACATGGCGGTGACCCACAGTCCATCGCCTTCTGCCACGGCATTGGCATGGACTATGTCTCGTGCTCGCCGTATCGCGTGCCGATTGCGCGACTTGCCGCAGCGCACGCGGCGCTGGCGGAGGGAACATCCGCCACCAGGCATTGAGTGATGAACGCGCCGGCTTTTCCACGTCCAGACCGTATCGCCGTCATTGGTGCCGGGCCGTCGGGCATCACGGCCGTGAAGAACCTGTTGGACGCGGGATTTCGGAACATTGTATGCTATGATCGGAATGAAGCCGTGGGTGGCAATTGGCTGTATCACCCGGGCTCGTCGCACTCAAGCGTGTTCGAGACCACGCACATCATCAGCTCAAAGTCGCTGTCGCAGTATCATGACTTTCCGATGCCGTCGTGGTATCCGGACTACCCCTCCCACACGCAACTGGCCGCGTACTTCCAGTCGTATGCCCGTCATTTCGGCCTGGAGCAGTTTGTCCGCTTCGGCACCGAGGTGCACCAGGCCGAACCGACGGCCGAGGGCAGCTGGCAACTCACGGTTGAGTGCGAAGGCGTTGTCGAAACGTCGGTATGTGATGCGTTGGTCGTGGCGAACGGGCATCACTGGCGTCCCCGAGCGCCGACGTATCCGGGATCCTTCACGGGAACAATCCTCCATTCACACGACTTCAAACGCGCGGCCCCCTTCGCCGGGCAACGCGTGTTGGTCATCGGCGGTGGCAACTCCGCATGCGATGTCGCGGTCGAGACGTCACGCGTCTCGGCGCACACCGATCTTTCATGGCGCCGCGGCTACTGGATCGTGCCGAAGTTTCTTTTCGGTCAGCCGTCCGATATTGTCGGTGCGCAATCCCGGTTCCTTCCGCGTGCCGTCCGGTCGCGCATAAATGCCGGACTTCTGCGACTCCTGCAGGGTCCGAACTCGCGCTACGGCCTGCAGGAGCCCGATCATGCGTTCGGCGCCACGCACCCGACGGTCAACTCCGAATTGCTGTATGCGCTCCGCCATGGACATATCGGGCCGCGCCCCGACATTGCACGTTTCGATGGTCGCGTCGTGCACTTCACCGACGGATCGAGCGCGGAG
This genomic window from Gemmatimonadaceae bacterium contains:
- a CDS encoding NAD(P)-binding domain-containing protein; its protein translation is MNAPAFPRPDRIAVIGAGPSGITAVKNLLDAGFRNIVCYDRNEAVGGNWLYHPGSSHSSVFETTHIISSKSLSQYHDFPMPSWYPDYPSHTQLAAYFQSYARHFGLEQFVRFGTEVHQAEPTAEGSWQLTVECEGVVETSVCDALVVANGHHWRPRAPTYPGSFTGTILHSHDFKRAAPFAGQRVLVIGGGNSACDVAVETSRVSAHTDLSWRRGYWIVPKFLFGQPSDIVGAQSRFLPRAVRSRINAGLLRLLQGPNSRYGLQEPDHAFGATHPTVNSELLYALRHGHIGPRPDIARFDGRVVHFTDGSSAEYDVIIACTGYWISHPFFRSDLIDFSKGPVPLYLRMFPARFPSLAFVGLFQPLGCIWPAAELQAKVLARRWSGAWTPPADLEAAISRELRHPDYPQVDSPRHTITVDYHRFKARLLRQLPGGWRSTDPVTDLVDIRQRAPT